The sequence GAATCTCAATTATCTGATTGATCTTTTCAAAATTTTCTGTCAGGCAAAGCACCATCTTAACCTCCGGTTGGATAAAATATAGCAAACTTCATACCAGAGCTTTTAAAACAACCCAAGAGGTTGGTAAGTTGGTAGGTTGGAGAGTCCGGAATGATTGGATTTCCAGTTAAAGGATGAAATTCTGACAGGTTTTTAATCAGTGAAGATTTCCTGCTGCTTTTTTGAACAGATTTGATTAGGGTTTAATCAAATTACCTGAATTTTACCGCTCAAATGATTTTTCCTGAGCTTTTTTCAGCAGTTCCGGATTACCTAGACTCATTGTCACAGTAAGCTTCAGCGAGTCCACTTTCCAGCCTGTAAAGGTGGATTTGGAGAGTTGATGCTCATAAAACCCCATTATAGTCCAGGTGTCCTTCCCGGCCGGGTCAGGCAGATAATGGGTGGCACAGACTGAAGACAGGCATTCGGCTGAAGTGTATCTGAGCGTTACCTGATGGTTGGTGATCAGATGCTGGGTGGCTGCAAATCCGGGTAGAATCTTCTTCCAGGCTTCGATCAATTCGGTATTTTTTACCCTGGCCGGAGTTCCTCCATTGAGTGAAGTGTAATCAACATACACTTCGTCGGCAAAGAGTTTTTCCAGTTTTTCGAAGTCCCTGCGGTCTGCGTAAATCCCTATTGCATTCACGATATCAATGATGGTCGATCGTTCATCGATTACAAGATTCATGATTCCTCCTGATGGGAAATTTTAATCGAATATCCTCGCGAAGTAAATAAATTAGAAACAGAACTAATGTGAACTTATCACAAAGTGTGACAAGTTCTGTTAGCTGATTAGGATTAGTTCCAACTTTAGTAAATTCGATTTTCCGGATGAATTAAGGTAAAATCAAACACAACAATAAAAATTACTATTGAGGTTCACTTGCCCCGTATTTTCGACAACATTGAACATGGTCTTCTAGAAGCTCTGCGCACTACAATCACTGTCTCGGAAAGGGCTGATTTTTGCGTGGGGTATTTTAACCTGCGCGGCTGGAAACAGATCGATTCGTTCGTCGAACAGTGGCAAGGAGGCGAAGGTCATTGCTGCCGACTGCTGGTCGGGATGCAGCAACTTCCTGAAGATGACCTGAAAGCCTCTTTGAGTTTATTCGAAAAGGCTGAGACCTTAGACAGGCAGACTATTGCACGACTGAAAAAGAAAATAGCGCAAGATTTCAAGGAGCAGTTGTGTTATGGCGCGCCATCTGCTACTGATGAAATAGGACTTCGACGGCTTGCCGCACAGATCAGAAACAACAAGGTAGTCATCAAACTCTTTCTCAGGCATCAGTTGCATGCCAAGCTTTACCTGCTGTTCAGACCTGACCCAGTCAATCCGAAAATCGGGTACCTGGGCAGCAGCAATCTGACATTTGCCGGTTTGGCTAATCAGGGAGAGCTTAACGTTGAGCTCACGGATTGCGATACTTGCGAGAAACTGGCACTTTGGTTTGAAGACCGCTGGAACGACAATCAATGCATAGACATTTCAAAAGAATTGCTGGAGATCATAGAAGAGAGCTGGGCCAGGAGTGTGACAGTTCCTCCTTATCATATTTACTTAAAAATTGCCTATCATCTTTCTTACGAAGCCCGAGAGGGCTTGCAGGAATTCAAGATTCCTGCTGAATTCGATTACCTGCTCTTCGATTTCCAGAAAGCAGCAGTCAAGATAGCTGCGCATCACATCAATAAGCGAGGCGGAGTCCTAATCGGCGATGTGGTCGGTCTGGGAAAAACCTTGATGGCTGCCGCTGTGGCCAAGATCATTGAAAATGACTTTGATCTTGAAACTCTCATCATCTGTCCTAAGAACCTTGTCGGAATGTGGGAACATTACAGGGAAAAATATAAACTGAAAGGCAAGGTTCTGTCGATCAGCCAATTCTCGGACAATTTGGAACTGCCCCGTTTATACAGGCTGATCTTGATTGATGAATCACACAATCTTAGAAACAAAGGTGGGAAGAGATATAAAGCAATTCAAGACTACATTCACAGGAATGATTGCAGATGCATTCTTCTTTCCGCTACACCCTACAACAAAACTTATCTTGACCTTTCCAACCAATTACGGCTTTTCATTGAAGAAGATACAAACCTGGGCATACGCCCCGAAAAGCTGCTTCGCTCAATAGGCGAACCGGAATTCAAGAAAAGACATCAGTGCCCCATCCACTCCATTTCGGCTTTTGAAAAAAGCGAATTTCCTGACGATTGGCGTGACTTAATGAGGCTCTATTTGGTGAGAAGGACAAGGAGTTTCATTCAAGATAATTATGCAGAAACAGATCCTGAATCAAAGCGCAAGTATCTTACTTTCTCGGATGGGACTCGATCTTACTTTCCCGAACGAATTCCTAAGACAGTCCGGTTCAAGAATGATGAAAATTCCAAAAGTGATCTATATGCTCGCCTATACTCCCAGGATGTTGTTGATACGATTAATTCTCTAACACTGCCCAGATATGGATTGGGGAATTATATTATTCCGGGTTTTAATACCACCCACACGACATCGGAA is a genomic window of Candidatus Wallbacteria bacterium containing:
- a CDS encoding nuclear transport factor 2 family protein; translation: MNLVIDERSTIIDIVNAIGIYADRRDFEKLEKLFADEVYVDYTSLNGGTPARVKNTELIEAWKKILPGFAATQHLITNHQVTLRYTSAECLSSVCATHYLPDPAGKDTWTIMGFYEHQLSKSTFTGWKVDSLKLTVTMSLGNPELLKKAQEKSFER